The following coding sequences are from one Rathayibacter sp. SW19 window:
- a CDS encoding replication-associated recombination protein A, producing MADMQAGLRGGATPLAVRMRPRTLDEVAGQKHLLTQGSPLVALASDKTGERGSVSVILWGPPGTGKTTLAQAIAHSSGRRFVELSAVSAGVRDVRQVMDEAMSNRDLYGVSTVLFLDEIHRFSKAQQDALLPGVENGWVILVAATTENPSFSVISPLLSRSLLLTLEQLSDEDLGLLIDRAVTDPRGLDGRFVVADDARAAMIRLASGDARRALTALEAASVSADASAGDAGPADAKPVITAELVALAVDRALLRYDRNGDEHYDVISAFIKSVRGSDVDASLHYLARMIEAGEDPRFIARRIIVLASEDIGMADPQALGVAVAAADAVQYIGMPEGRIPLAQAVVHLATAPKSNAAYMALDAAIADVRAGKIGRVPEHLRDAHYPGAKRLGHGKGYLYPHDDPIGVVPQQYLPNELKGAQYYTPTEHGNEREIAARLVKLRDIVHKH from the coding sequence ATGGCGGACATGCAGGCGGGACTGCGCGGCGGCGCCACCCCGCTGGCGGTGCGGATGCGGCCCCGCACTCTCGATGAGGTGGCCGGGCAGAAACACCTGTTGACCCAGGGGTCGCCGTTGGTTGCACTTGCGAGCGACAAGACGGGAGAACGGGGCTCGGTCTCTGTCATTCTCTGGGGTCCTCCCGGCACGGGCAAGACGACGCTGGCGCAAGCGATCGCGCATTCATCGGGTCGGCGCTTCGTTGAGTTGTCTGCGGTCTCCGCCGGCGTCCGTGACGTTCGTCAGGTGATGGATGAGGCCATGTCCAATCGCGATCTTTACGGGGTCTCGACAGTATTGTTCCTCGACGAGATCCACCGATTCAGCAAGGCGCAACAAGACGCACTGCTGCCTGGCGTTGAGAACGGTTGGGTGATCCTCGTTGCGGCGACGACGGAAAACCCGTCGTTCTCGGTCATCTCACCGCTGCTATCCCGATCCCTTTTGCTCACGCTCGAGCAGTTGAGCGATGAAGACCTGGGTCTGCTGATCGACCGGGCAGTGACCGATCCACGCGGGCTTGATGGCCGGTTCGTCGTTGCCGACGACGCACGTGCCGCGATGATCAGGCTGGCGTCCGGTGACGCGCGGCGGGCGTTGACGGCGTTGGAAGCGGCATCCGTTTCCGCGGATGCGAGTGCGGGCGATGCCGGCCCCGCGGACGCCAAACCGGTGATCACGGCGGAACTGGTCGCGCTGGCGGTGGACCGCGCACTCTTGCGCTACGACCGCAACGGCGATGAGCACTATGACGTGATCAGTGCGTTCATCAAATCGGTGCGGGGATCCGACGTCGACGCCTCGCTTCACTACCTGGCACGAATGATCGAGGCGGGGGAGGATCCTCGCTTCATCGCTCGGCGCATCATCGTCCTGGCCTCCGAGGACATCGGGATGGCCGATCCGCAGGCACTCGGAGTGGCCGTGGCCGCCGCAGACGCTGTGCAGTACATCGGGATGCCGGAAGGGCGCATTCCTCTCGCGCAAGCTGTTGTGCATCTCGCGACGGCACCGAAGTCCAACGCGGCCTACATGGCTTTGGATGCCGCGATCGCCGATGTGCGTGCCGGCAAGATCGGCCGTGTGCCGGAACACCTGCGCGACGCGCACTATCCGGGCGCAAAACGGCTCGGCCACGGCAAGGGCTATCTCTACCCTCACGACGATCCGATCGGTGTGGTGCCGCAGCAATATCTGCCGAACGAACTGAAGGGCGCGCAATACTACACGCCGACCGAACACGGCAATGAGCGCGAGATCGCGGCTCGACTGGTCAAATTGCGCGACATCGTGCACAAACATTGA
- a CDS encoding peptidylprolyl isomerase — MAAKKQNERGNRQARERLRVYTARVTVHERGEKRRVRDNLIAGAGIVIVLVLAVSAQLMYFSGPGKVTAKPTATPTATTTPSATPTATAGANQGDVPPASLAAGRTWTGTMTINGIPLGIELDGKAAPQAVSSTISLVQKDFYNGLTCHRLTDGGFYVLQCGDPNGDGSGGPGYSYGPIENAPADNVYATGDLAMARQSGNAYSQGSQFFIVYKSTTIPADAAGGYTVIGKITSGLDQLNADVTSKGITPVSSANDGKPKVATKIDSITLK; from the coding sequence GTGGCAGCGAAGAAGCAGAACGAGCGAGGCAACCGGCAGGCTCGCGAGCGATTGCGTGTCTACACCGCTCGCGTGACCGTGCATGAGCGGGGCGAGAAGCGGCGCGTTCGCGACAATCTCATCGCAGGCGCGGGCATCGTCATCGTGCTCGTCCTGGCCGTATCCGCCCAACTGATGTATTTCAGCGGGCCGGGCAAAGTCACTGCAAAACCGACCGCAACGCCGACTGCGACCACGACCCCGTCGGCAACACCGACAGCGACCGCCGGCGCCAACCAGGGCGATGTGCCGCCAGCCTCACTGGCTGCCGGCCGCACCTGGACGGGCACGATGACCATCAACGGCATCCCGCTCGGGATCGAGCTGGACGGAAAGGCCGCACCGCAAGCAGTGTCCTCCACGATCAGTCTCGTGCAGAAGGACTTCTACAACGGCCTCACCTGCCACAGACTGACCGACGGCGGCTTCTACGTGCTGCAGTGCGGCGACCCGAACGGCGACGGCAGCGGCGGGCCCGGCTACAGCTATGGGCCGATCGAGAACGCGCCGGCAGACAACGTATATGCCACCGGCGACCTTGCGATGGCGCGCCAAAGCGGCAACGCGTACAGCCAGGGCAGCCAGTTCTTCATCGTCTACAAGAGCACGACGATTCCAGCGGACGCCGCCGGCGGCTACACGGTCATCGGAAAGATCACGAGCGGGCTCGACCAGCTCAATGCTGATGTGACGTCCAAGGGCATCACGCCGGTGTCGAGCGCGAACGACGGCAAGCCGAAGGTCGCCACGAAGATAGACTCCATAACGCTTAAGTAG
- a CDS encoding DUF349 domain-containing protein, with protein MASTTDQQPWGRVDETGTVYVREADGERVVGAYPDGTAEEALAYFVRKYTDLAGQVTLLEQRAKRGAPAADVAKSVAALREHIADANAVGDLAALASRLDKLGGAVEELTEQQSAEAKAAVNDAIAERVRVVEDVEKLAAEDPAKTQWKQTTASLDDLFARWQALQHDGPRLPKNQANDLWKRFRAARANIERNRKEFFAELDTQHRDVRARKTQLIEQAEALLPQGVDGIPAYRALLDDWKRSGRAGKRNDDALWARFKAAGDALFAVKSELDARENEEFSENLAQKLALLEEAETLLTATDRTAARTALQSIQRRWDEIGKVPRDQIRTVEDRLRKVETAVRKLEDDHWQHNNPEKKARSEGLAAQLHESIAKLEAELADARSGGDAAKVAEAQAALDAQKAWLDALS; from the coding sequence TTGGCTAGTACGACTGATCAGCAACCGTGGGGTCGCGTCGATGAGACCGGCACCGTCTATGTGCGCGAAGCAGATGGCGAACGAGTCGTCGGGGCGTACCCCGACGGCACGGCAGAAGAGGCCCTCGCCTACTTCGTACGCAAGTACACCGATCTGGCTGGGCAGGTCACACTGCTCGAGCAACGCGCCAAACGGGGCGCGCCAGCAGCGGATGTTGCGAAGTCGGTCGCGGCGCTTCGCGAACATATCGCGGATGCCAACGCCGTTGGCGACCTGGCCGCCCTCGCGTCTCGATTAGACAAGCTGGGCGGCGCCGTCGAGGAGCTGACGGAGCAGCAATCCGCGGAGGCAAAGGCCGCAGTCAACGACGCGATCGCAGAACGCGTGCGGGTCGTCGAAGATGTCGAGAAGTTGGCAGCAGAGGATCCCGCGAAAACCCAGTGGAAACAGACCACCGCCAGCCTTGACGACCTCTTCGCACGCTGGCAAGCGCTCCAGCACGACGGCCCGCGTCTGCCGAAGAATCAGGCGAACGACCTGTGGAAGCGCTTCCGCGCGGCACGCGCGAACATCGAACGCAATCGCAAGGAGTTCTTCGCGGAGCTTGACACGCAGCACCGCGATGTCCGCGCCCGCAAGACGCAGTTGATCGAGCAAGCAGAGGCTCTCCTCCCACAGGGAGTCGACGGCATCCCCGCGTATCGGGCGCTTCTGGACGATTGGAAACGTTCGGGGAGGGCCGGCAAGCGTAACGATGATGCCCTGTGGGCGCGCTTCAAGGCGGCAGGTGACGCCCTTTTCGCGGTGAAGTCTGAGCTTGACGCGCGCGAGAACGAAGAATTCTCCGAGAACCTCGCCCAGAAGCTGGCGCTACTCGAGGAGGCCGAAACACTGCTGACTGCAACGGATCGAACCGCGGCCAGAACTGCTCTGCAGTCGATCCAACGCCGGTGGGACGAGATCGGCAAGGTTCCGCGCGATCAGATCCGCACGGTCGAGGATCGGCTGCGCAAAGTCGAGACGGCTGTGCGCAAGCTGGAAGACGACCACTGGCAGCACAATAACCCGGAGAAAAAGGCGCGGAGCGAAGGCCTCGCAGCACAGTTGCACGAATCGATCGCCAAGCTCGAAGCTGAGTTGGCCGACGCACGCTCGGGGGGTGACGCCGCGAAGGTTGCCGAGGCTCAAGCGGCGCTCGATGCGCAGAAGGCGTGGCTCGACGCTCTCAGCTGA
- a CDS encoding RelA/SpoT family protein — MVDTTTSQSASLRRLVPRIFSRAQPAGAVDMLVKTVRANHPKADVAVIERAYSVAERAHDGQKRRSGEPYITHPVAVAQILADLGIGSKTIAAALLHDTVEDTEYTLDQLRADFGDEIAMLVDGVTKLDKVKYGDSAQAETVRKMIVAMSKDIRVLIIKLADRLHNARTWGFVPAESAIRKATETLEIYAPLAHRLGIQAIKWELEDLSFAVLYPKLYAEIESLVKQRSPEREQIVHEVIDDINEDLKSAKIRGKVSGRPKQFYSIYQKMVVRGREFDEIYDLVGIRVLVQSVRDCYAVLGQIHARWTPMPGRFKDYIATPKFNLYQSLHTTVVGPEGRAVEIQIRTEEMHQRAEFGVAAHWKYKERVAGSKGSQTAPKIDTDLAWLAHISDWQAETADPSEFLDSLRFEIGAKEVYVFTPKGRVIGLPAGATPVDFAYAVHTEVGHRTMGAKVNGRLVPLESTLATGDVVEVFTSKNPDSGPSKDWLNFVKSPRARNKIRQWFTKERRDEAIEQGKDAIARSMRKQNLPLQRLMSQDSLAEVASQLRYDDVSSLYAAVGEGHVSTQSVIEKVVASVQVAIESDAADMSVPSKGRSKALRNSDSGVLVRGAPDILVKLAKCCTPVPGDPIVGFITRGSGVSVHQATCHNVQSLLKEPERMIEVEWAPSSKSVFLVQIQVEALDRSGLLSDVTRVLSEYHVNILSATVTTSSNRLALSRFVFEMGDTTHLDRVLNAVRRIDAVYDVYRVSAG; from the coding sequence ATGGTCGACACGACAACATCGCAAAGCGCTTCTCTGCGCCGTCTGGTGCCACGAATCTTCTCCAGGGCACAACCGGCCGGTGCGGTCGATATGTTGGTGAAAACCGTTCGAGCCAACCATCCGAAGGCGGATGTGGCTGTCATCGAGCGGGCGTATTCGGTCGCAGAACGCGCGCACGACGGCCAGAAACGCCGCAGCGGCGAGCCGTACATCACGCATCCGGTCGCCGTAGCGCAGATTCTGGCCGACTTGGGGATCGGTTCCAAGACAATCGCAGCGGCACTTCTGCACGACACCGTCGAGGACACCGAATACACCCTCGACCAGTTGCGTGCCGACTTCGGCGACGAGATCGCCATGCTCGTCGACGGCGTCACCAAGCTCGACAAGGTCAAATACGGCGACAGCGCGCAAGCCGAAACAGTGCGCAAGATGATCGTGGCGATGTCGAAAGATATTCGCGTGCTGATCATCAAACTCGCCGACCGCCTGCACAACGCGCGCACCTGGGGGTTTGTTCCCGCGGAATCGGCCATCCGCAAGGCAACTGAGACGCTGGAGATCTACGCGCCGTTGGCACACCGCCTCGGCATCCAGGCGATCAAATGGGAACTCGAAGATCTCTCGTTCGCCGTGCTTTATCCGAAGTTGTATGCGGAGATCGAAAGCCTCGTGAAACAGCGTTCGCCCGAGCGCGAGCAGATCGTGCACGAGGTCATCGACGACATCAACGAAGACCTGAAGTCGGCGAAGATCCGCGGCAAGGTCAGTGGCCGACCGAAGCAGTTCTACTCGATATATCAGAAGATGGTCGTGCGCGGGCGCGAGTTCGATGAGATCTACGACCTGGTCGGCATCCGGGTGCTCGTGCAGTCCGTGCGCGACTGCTACGCGGTTCTCGGCCAGATCCACGCACGCTGGACACCGATGCCAGGCCGGTTCAAGGACTACATCGCGACACCGAAGTTCAACCTGTACCAATCACTGCACACCACGGTGGTCGGACCAGAGGGCCGCGCCGTAGAGATCCAGATTCGCACGGAGGAGATGCATCAGCGGGCGGAGTTCGGCGTCGCCGCGCATTGGAAATACAAGGAGCGCGTCGCAGGGAGCAAGGGATCGCAAACGGCGCCCAAGATCGACACCGACCTGGCATGGCTCGCTCACATCTCCGACTGGCAGGCGGAGACGGCGGACCCCAGCGAGTTCCTGGATTCGCTGCGCTTCGAAATCGGCGCGAAAGAGGTGTACGTGTTCACGCCGAAGGGTCGCGTGATCGGCCTGCCTGCCGGCGCGACACCGGTGGACTTCGCGTATGCGGTGCACACCGAGGTCGGTCACCGCACCATGGGCGCGAAGGTCAACGGACGCCTGGTCCCGTTGGAAAGCACCCTGGCGACCGGCGACGTCGTCGAGGTCTTCACGTCCAAGAACCCGGATTCCGGTCCAAGCAAAGACTGGTTGAATTTCGTCAAGTCCCCCCGTGCCCGCAACAAGATCCGGCAGTGGTTCACCAAGGAACGACGCGACGAGGCGATCGAGCAGGGCAAGGATGCCATCGCTCGGTCAATGCGCAAACAGAACCTCCCACTTCAGCGGCTGATGAGTCAGGACTCACTCGCCGAGGTGGCATCGCAACTGCGCTATGACGATGTGTCATCGCTCTACGCCGCGGTCGGTGAGGGGCATGTCTCAACCCAATCTGTCATAGAAAAGGTTGTCGCCTCTGTGCAGGTGGCTATCGAATCGGATGCCGCCGACATGTCGGTGCCGTCGAAGGGGCGCAGCAAGGCTCTCCGAAACAGCGACTCCGGCGTGCTCGTGCGCGGCGCCCCTGACATTCTGGTCAAGTTGGCGAAGTGCTGTACTCCGGTTCCGGGCGATCCGATCGTCGGATTCATCACCCGCGGTTCCGGCGTTTCCGTGCACCAGGCCACCTGCCACAATGTGCAGTCGCTGCTCAAGGAGCCCGAGCGCATGATCGAAGTCGAATGGGCACCGTCTTCGAAGAGCGTCTTCCTGGTGCAAATCCAGGTTGAGGCCCTCGACCGGTCCGGGCTGCTCTCCGACGTCACCCGGGTGCTCTCCGAGTACCATGTGAACATTCTTTCTGCCACAGTGACGACGTCGAGCAATCGACTCGCGCTCAGCCGTTTCGTGTTCGAGATGGGCGACACCACGCACCTGGACAGAGTGCTCAACGCCGTGCGGCGCATCGACGCGGTTTACGATGTCTATCGGGTGAGTGCAGGGTAG
- the secF gene encoding protein translocase subunit SecF, which produces MPTRFQKFGNDLYTGARSFDFVGTRKIWYSIAIFVVVASILIPIFKGGFNFGIDFRGGSQFQISNTSTTDQKLAQNAVASVNPSVAVQVTSVNDNGVRVQTDQLSATQTREVASALASAYNVPAANVASTFIGPSWGADVSRQALQGLIVFLLLAFAMMALYFRTWKMSAAAILALFHDLILTAGIYALVGFEITPATMIGFLTILAYSLYDTVVVFDKIRENTTEDKDQLKHTFSESVNLAVNQTLVRSINTAVVAGLPVGSILFIGAYVLGADTLRDISLALFIGILVGTYSTIFIAAPLYASFRHGEPAIRKHDKKVLAARAKSPVGVAVVE; this is translated from the coding sequence ATGCCCACCCGGTTCCAGAAATTCGGAAACGACCTGTACACAGGTGCCCGTTCCTTCGACTTCGTCGGCACTCGAAAGATCTGGTACAGCATTGCGATCTTCGTTGTCGTCGCATCGATCCTGATTCCGATCTTCAAGGGCGGGTTCAACTTCGGTATCGACTTCCGAGGTGGTTCGCAGTTCCAGATCAGCAACACCAGCACGACCGATCAGAAACTGGCACAGAACGCCGTCGCCAGCGTCAACCCATCGGTCGCTGTGCAAGTGACCAGCGTCAACGACAACGGCGTGCGGGTGCAGACCGATCAGCTTTCTGCCACGCAGACCAGGGAGGTCGCCAGCGCTCTCGCGAGTGCATACAACGTGCCCGCGGCCAATGTCGCGTCGACGTTCATCGGTCCAAGCTGGGGCGCAGACGTCAGCAGGCAGGCGTTACAAGGGCTCATTGTCTTTCTGCTGCTTGCCTTCGCGATGATGGCACTGTATTTCCGAACGTGGAAGATGTCTGCCGCCGCGATCCTTGCGCTGTTCCACGACTTGATCTTGACGGCAGGAATCTACGCCCTGGTGGGTTTCGAGATCACGCCGGCGACGATGATCGGCTTCCTGACGATTCTGGCGTATTCGCTGTATGACACGGTCGTCGTCTTCGACAAGATCCGAGAGAACACGACGGAAGACAAGGATCAGCTGAAGCACACGTTCTCCGAATCCGTCAACCTCGCGGTGAACCAGACGCTTGTGCGATCCATCAACACGGCCGTCGTCGCGGGGCTCCCGGTCGGTTCGATTCTGTTCATCGGTGCCTACGTGCTCGGAGCGGATACGCTGCGCGACATTTCGCTCGCACTTTTCATCGGTATCTTGGTCGGAACGTATTCAACGATTTTCATCGCCGCGCCGCTCTATGCGTCGTTCAGGCATGGGGAGCCGGCCATCCGCAAACACGACAAGAAGGTTCTGGCGGCACGTGCGAAGTCTCCGGTCGGTGTCGCAGTCGTGGAGTGA